TTTACAACTATGCTTATcttgaaacttttttttaaaagaaaatcaaTTTGTTTGTGCCCTCATGTAGTTCATTCTCCCCCCGTGTCACTGTCGGACTCCATTTCAGGAACTGTTGAACTGTACCACTCTGCATTCTCTTCTGACTCTTCTTGTACACTAGAAAGGGAAATCCCTCCACTTTCTGGCTTCACCTTCATGTCCATCGCCTCCAGATGCTGGCCTTGGTGCTTGCGCTTTGTGTGACGTCGCAGTGTGTTGCGCTCAGCAAATCGCATGTGGCATATTAAGCACTGAAAAGGTTTCTCACCTGTGTGTACTCTCTGGTGTCTCATTAGCTCCCCCGATTCACGAAAACGCCTTGGGCAAAGCTGGCACACAAAGTTTCTTTGACCTGTATGAATGTGTTTGTGTCGCTCAAGATGGCTTGATCTTTTGAACGCCTTGCCACAAAGGTGACATACGTGGGGTTTGTTTTGGGAGTGTGTGATGGAATGGCGCTCGAGGTCTGAAAGATAGTAGAAGACCCGTGGACAGTACTGACAGTAAAGAATGCGACGTGGGCCTAATGCTTGTGAGTCTTGGTTCTTTTGGTGGTTGATGGGATTTACGGGTGATATGGAACGAAGGGGTGATGTGGAAGAGATGGTATCTAATGTGTCTGTTTGGTCTACTGAGGTAGACTCAGTCTCACCGTCACAGTTTACCTCCGTCTCAGGGTTTTTGCTTTCATGTACTGCGGCAGACGAATCCGACTTAGTTGTTTCAGAACATGAGGAAGCAGTAGCGACCGAATGCATCTCATGCTGGCTTTCTTGTTTCTTCTCCACAGACACAGCCAATCTGAGAAGAGCTTCCCTAAAGGAAGTGGGCACTGGTGTGTCAGAGTAGGCATCAGTGCTGGATTGCTTGGTTGGACTTGTAGAGGTCACTGTGGAAGTGCTAGAGGAAGCTGTTGATGAGGTAGGGCTAGCAGGAAGATTAGAGGGGTTATTCAATCCTGAGATGTCTTTAGCAGTGGAAACCGTGCTGAGGCTGAGAAGTGATGGACGTGAACTTAATGTAGATCCCATATCAAGTGGACAAGTAGCTAAGGGAAGTGCAACAGAGGAAGAGGGGGAAATGTGAGATAATTGCCCAGAGGAGGAGGAACTCTGAGTTGAGGACACCTGAGGAGATGACAAAACTAGGAACATGGGGGAGGACTGAGTGTTCTGACTAAGAGGAATCGGTAAAGAAAGGGTGATTAGCCCTGGGTTAGCCTTCGAAGCTGATGAGGAAAGAGACTGAAGCTGAgatggaggaagaagaagaatggGGGTGTTTGACCCTGTAGTATTAGCAACAATCTGAATGGGAACTGATGCCAAGTCAGACACAGCAGGTATGGTGGAGGGTTTATCATGAGCTACAGAACTGTAAGAAGATTTTGACTCAAGGTTTGGGGCATCTTGTGATTCTTCCACTGAGATATGACCTAAAGATGTATTTGGACACAGTGAATTGGGTTGTGTCTGCAGTCTTGAGTCTTCAATATCCTGTACATCAGCAAAGGAAGAAGGCTTATCTTCAGCTTGCCTTGGGCTCAGAGCTGTTTGTTCACAAAGCCCCTCAGCATGTTGTATATTATCAATTTGTGGGACTTTCTGT
This DNA window, taken from Pseudorasbora parva isolate DD20220531a chromosome 7, ASM2467924v1, whole genome shotgun sequence, encodes the following:
- the LOC137083205 gene encoding B-cell lymphoma 6 protein homolog → MRKQQALDRIGETIPHIKWTDLSATKDCQMSVGQEGKLSDERLSLKTESKNKDVFLVSQQEQTEVAKDYSKQNSVRSEQNSPKYESDSNQTSPLENQTAGKKNLTFDENTRSLPTNMQLIPKIESDNARTEFCEVTTKATNIDKISTNDLLEIKVQRQSILNKGFHNDKLSSPPGGNHTSKELCTNNKMHVVDVAHARESKLGMDIIANKQLEYGKYCIEDYKTQILCNVREERFDFGRNTAMTSTGDSLGQNEDEVLDLSLPKKKDRSKKRQSEWVVDPEYEGSLHMEVDEIEDEPQHVEVEQEDDNEISWIPLVSEAHAYLPQYWDGQLSSTALEAMPNPSYPTIITPDPMDTLLIDDQGIPYTLAPDGQKVPQIDNIQHAEGLCEQTALSPRQAEDKPSSFADVQDIEDSRLQTQPNSLCPNTSLGHISVEESQDAPNLESKSSYSSVAHDKPSTIPAVSDLASVPIQIVANTTGSNTPILLLPPSQLQSLSSSASKANPGLITLSLPIPLSQNTQSSPMFLVLSSPQVSSTQSSSSSGQLSHISPSSSVALPLATCPLDMGSTLSSRPSLLSLSTVSTAKDISGLNNPSNLPASPTSSTASSSTSTVTSTSPTKQSSTDAYSDTPVPTSFREALLRLAVSVEKKQESQHEMHSVATASSCSETTKSDSSAAVHESKNPETEVNCDGETESTSVDQTDTLDTISSTSPLRSISPVNPINHQKNQDSQALGPRRILYCQYCPRVFYYLSDLERHSITHSQNKPHVCHLCGKAFKRSSHLERHKHIHTGQRNFVCQLCPRRFRESGELMRHQRVHTGEKPFQCLICHMRFAERNTLRRHTKRKHQGQHLEAMDMKVKPESGGISLSSVQEESEENAEWYSSTVPEMESDSDTGGE